A window of the Persephonella sp. genome harbors these coding sequences:
- the pyrH gene encoding UMP kinase encodes MGLKYKRVLLKLSGEALMGDQDYGIDPLFIDELAEEIKSVYEIGAEIAIVIGGGNIFRGVKGSSMGMDRATADYMGMLATVINALALQDILEKKDVPTRVMSAIEMRQIAEPYIRRRAIRHLEKGRIVIFAAGTGSPFFTTDTTGALRATEIKADVLLKATKVDGIYDKDPVKHPDAKLLKEISYLDVINKNLKVMDHTALTLCMENNLPIIVFNIKKKGNLMKILLGEPIGSVVK; translated from the coding sequence TTGGGACTCAAATACAAAAGAGTTCTTTTGAAACTTTCCGGTGAAGCGTTAATGGGGGATCAAGACTACGGGATTGATCCCCTTTTTATTGATGAACTGGCAGAAGAAATAAAATCTGTTTATGAGATAGGAGCAGAAATAGCCATTGTAATAGGCGGCGGTAATATATTCAGAGGGGTAAAAGGCTCCTCAATGGGAATGGATAGGGCAACAGCAGACTATATGGGAATGCTTGCCACTGTAATAAATGCCCTTGCACTTCAGGATATCCTTGAGAAAAAAGATGTCCCAACCAGAGTAATGTCTGCCATAGAAATGAGGCAGATAGCTGAACCTTATATTAGAAGAAGGGCTATACGACACCTTGAAAAAGGAAGAATAGTAATATTTGCAGCAGGGACAGGAAGCCCATTTTTTACTACTGATACAACAGGTGCCCTTAGAGCTACAGAAATAAAAGCAGATGTTTTATTAAAAGCAACGAAAGTTGATGGCATATACGACAAAGACCCTGTAAAACACCCTGATGCAAAACTCCTTAAAGAAATCTCTTATCTTGATGTAATAAATAAAAATCTCAAAGTTATGGATCACACAGCATTAACACTTTGTATGGAAAACAACCTTCCAATCATAGTTTTCAATATAAAGAAAAAAGGAAACCTTATGAAAATTCTTCTTGGGGAGCCTATAGGTTCTGTCGTTAAATAA